A window from Solanum stenotomum isolate F172 chromosome 5, ASM1918654v1, whole genome shotgun sequence encodes these proteins:
- the LOC125865441 gene encoding TPR repeat-containing thioredoxin TTL1-like, protein MSWNXVLILNSQLFACQAEAHLKLHQLTDAETSIYIARMHEPSSARQSKFFGMLSEAYIFFVQAQIDSILGKFDDARTAIERAARIDHQSAEVTGKRKNMRLVGKARTLGNEHFHSKRYAQACNAYGEGLLLDSSNSVLYYNRANCCFQLGEWEKSLADSNRALLFRPQYTKALYLKAASNIKLERWADAVRDYEILWQELPNNEEVAENLSHARVELKKSHREGDGKVELVSDVEKFQAVIASGESVVYFNELSNPECIWMSSVMDTLSVKYRSVIFLKVDVEQSPAIAAAENITAVPKFNLYKDGSRVMDKGTATSRELELLIKDTLIDPI, encoded by the exons ATGAGTTGGAATNAAGTGCTGATATTGAATTCACAGCTATTTGCATGTCAAGCGGAAGCTCATTTGAAGTTACACCAATTAACGGATGCTGAAACGTCGATTTATATAGCTAGGATGCATGAGCCATCCTCAGCACGCCAGTCAAAATTTTTTGGAATGCTCTCTGAAGCATACATATTCTTTGTCCAAGCTCAGATTGACAGCATTCTTGGAAA GTTTGATGATGCGCGTACTGCCATTGAAAGAGCTGCACGAATTGATCATCAAAGTGCTGAAGTTACTGGTAAACGCAAAAACATGAGGCTGGTGGGTAAAGCTCGTACTCTTGGCAACGAGCATTTTCATTCTAAAAGATATGCACAAGCTTGTAATGCTTATGGGGAAGGGCTCTTGCTTGATTCTTCAAATTCAGTTCTCTACTACAATAGAGCAAATTGCTGCTTTCAACTTGGAGAGTGGGAAAAATCTCTGGCTGATAGCAACCGTGCTCTCCTTTTCCGGCCACAATATACTAAAGCTCTTTACCTAAAAGCTGCCTCAAATATCAAG CTGGAAAGATGGGCTGATGCTGTGAGAGATTATGAGATTCTGTGGCAGGAACTTCCAAATAACGAAGAGGTTGCTGAAAATTTATCCCATGCCCGAGTTGAATTAAAGAAGTCACACAGAGAAGGTGATGGCAAGGTGGAGTTGGTTTCAGATGTTGAGAAGTTCCAGGCTGTGATTGCATCTG GTGAATCTGTGGTCTATTTTAATGAATTATCCAACCCAGAATGCATATGGATGTCCTCAGTCATGGATACCTTGAGCGTCAAATATCGTTCAGTAATTTTTCTCAAG GTGGACGTGGAACAAAGCCCAGCAATCGCTGCAGCAGAGAACATTACAGCAGTACCTAAGTTTAATCTTTACAAGGATGGCAGTCGTGTGATGGATAAGGGTACTGCAACTTCACGTGAGTTGGAGTTGTTGATTAAGGACACCCTCATCGATCCCATCTAG
- the LOC125864949 gene encoding multiple organellar RNA editing factor 8, chloroplastic/mitochondrial-like isoform X1, protein MATRYLTRSLLTTLSRSYTPLSLSTPLPSSFSLLRFRPLIAVAANLRTFTPATLTAATSLRGFATRQTSSSLNDPNPNWSNRPPKETILLDGCDFEHWLVVMEKPEGDPTRDEIIDSYIKTLATIVGSEEEARMKIYSVSTRHYYAFGALVSEELSYKLKELPKVRWVLPDSYLDVKNKDYGGEPFINGQAVPYDPKYHEEWVRNNARANERNRRNDRPRNFDRSRNFERRREMQNPGSNMGGGPPNMRNAPPPNMGGMQQQQPNMGGMQQQQPNMGGMQQQQPNMGGMHQPGMGGPPNMQPNMGGAPPNYGGGPPRNYGGAPPNNYGGAPNNQYNGGPNNGGMPYQTGPGPNQNYASNTSGGNHYQNPNMPPPSQNYAPNTSGGNPHQNQNMPGRDPNYQ, encoded by the exons ATGGCGACTCGTTATCTTACTCGTTCTCTACTCACTACTCTCTCTCGCTCATACActcctctttctctctctacacCTCTTCCATCTTCTTTCTCTCTCCTCCGTTTTCGTCCACTCATCGCCGTCGCAGCGAATCTCCGAACCTTTACTCCGGCGACGTTAACGGCGGCGACGTCGTTGAGAGGTTTCGCGACTCGTCAAACGTCCTCGTCGTTGAATGACCCGAACCCGAACTGGTCTAATCGTCCACCGAAGGAGACGATTTTGCTTGATGGATGTGATTTTGAGCACTGGCTTGTTGTGATGGAGAAGCCTGAAGGTGATCCTACAAGAGATGAGATTATTGATAGTTATATCAAAACTCTTGCTACGATTGTCGGAAG TGAGGAAGAAGCAAGAATGAAGATCTACTCTGTCTCGACAAGACATTACTATGCATTTGGAGCTCTTGTATCCGAAGAACTTTCTTACAAGCTAAAAG AATTGCCCAAGGTTAGATGGGTGCTTCCTGATTCCTACTTGGatgttaaaaataaagattatgGAG GAGAACCTTTTATTAACGGGCAGGCTGTACCATATGACCCGAAATACCACGAGGAGTGGGTGAGGAACAATGCCCGAGCTAATGAGAGAAACAGACGTAATGACCGACCTCGTAACTTTGATAGGTCCAGAAATtttgagagaagaagagagatgcAGAACCCTGGATCCAATATGGGTGGTGGACCTCCCAATATGAGAAATGCACCACCCCCTAACATGGGTGGAATGCAGCAGCAGCAACCTAACATGGGTGGAATGCAGCAGCAGCAACCTAACATGGGAGGTATGCAGCAGCAGCAGCCCAACATGGGCGGGATGCACCAGCCTGGCATGGGAGGGCCACCCAACATGCAGCCCAACATGGGAGGTGCACCGCCTAACTATGGTGGAGGGCCTCCCAGAAACTATGGTGGAGCGCCTCCCAATAACTACGGTGGAGCaccaaacaatcaatataatggTGGACCAAACAATGGGGGCATGCCTTACCAAACAGGTCCAGGACCAAACCAGAACTATGCTTCAAATACATCTGGTGGAAACCATTATCAGAACCCAAATATGCCCCCTCCAAGTCAGAACTATGCTCCGAATACGTCTGGTGGAAACCCTCATCAGAATCAAAACATGCCTGGAAGAGATCCAAATTATCAATAG
- the LOC125865997 gene encoding uncharacterized protein LOC125865997: MASPNPHSSPPVAVDQRRLQFTPVDLPLTPPMADAIPEGIVDLTSLTEASTGEKRKREGRLRSRVWQHFTKLIKEDGTCDKCKCNHCHKIFTSSTRSGTTHLLRHISEGICPAFKKVKKENSPSIFSYIGGSIDRKVGINPWKFDQELGQASFEQSIDAHDDLLPMGLDDIERQTCTASESDYVGQTSMPVFSKLPQQPAVKSHPITEPWMTELKTCVGKLVELTNERVSKPTSTDNKTCVAVSTPDLSIASVVKCLNEMEDIPQSSAMYLDALDIVRDPEERECFICLNPEPRRRWLQRMLHRRFPLRYSTDV, translated from the exons ATGGCGTCTCCAAACCCTCACAGTTCGCCGCCCGTCGCCGTTGACCAACGCCGCCTTCAATTTACTCCGGTTGATTTACCTCTCACTCCGCCG ATGGCAGATGCTATTCCTGAGGGTATTGTGGATCTAACCAGTCTGACTGAAGCAAGCACAGGCGAGAAGCGTAAAAGAGAAGGAAGATTAAGATCTAGAGTTTGGCAACACTTTACAAAGCTAATAAAGGAGGATGGAACTTGTGACAAATGCAAGTGTAATCATTGCCATAAAATTTTCACTTCTTCAACCCGAAGTGGAACGACTCATTTGCTTCGTCATATAAGTGAAGGAATATGTCCAGCATTTAAGAAAGTCAAAAAGGAAAACTCACCATCAATTTTCAGCTATATAGGTGGTAGCATAGACCGAAAAGTTGGTATTAACCCCTGGAAGTTTGATCAAGAACTAGGGCAAGCATCTTTTGAACAGTCAATTGACGCTCATGATGACTTGTTGCCAATGGGGTTAGATGATATTGAACGTCAAACATGCACTGCATCAGAAAGTGATTATGTCGGCCAAACATCAATGCCTGTATTTTCAAAACTTCCTCAACAACCTGCTGTGAAGTCCCATCCTATTACAGAACCATGGATGACTGAATTGAAGACTTGTGTAGGCAAACTCGTTGAACTCACAAACGAACGAGTGTCAAAGCCTACTAGCACGGATAACAAGACTTGTGTAGCTGTTAGTACTCCCGATCTCTCTATAGCTTCTGTTGTTAAGTGCTTGAATGAGATGGAGGATATCCCACAATCAAGTGCAATGTATTTAGATGCTTTGGATATCGTAAGGGATCCAGAAGAAAGAGAGTGTTTCATCTGTTTAAACCCAGAGCCGCGTAGGAGATGGCTGCAAAGGATGTTGCATCGTCGTTTTCCCTTGCGCTATAGCACCGATGTTTGA
- the LOC125866113 gene encoding trihelix transcription factor ASIL1-like translates to MATPSSPPPLLLPPPESNQPQISPNPPIPSPQKKTQPIPWTHQETFNLIQAYQEKWYSLKKGQLKASQWEEVAITVAARCGFDEPSKSATQCRHKIEKLRKRYRAERLKPYPNSWQYFDLMDRMERGPLPIAAHPVAMVKCQNSNSTSDQRYYDTDSDEVDVSFMDLRKNKCKSINHIVRGEMGMMGVNIVADNRNVNRMVKDRNFDPMRGMRNSMNEKRKGYFENVGINNDDDDDVEEEVDEEEDDEDGEGSVGGSELAAEIRGFAERFMRMESKKIEMMKETERFRMEMEKRRMEMILETQRNLIDTINSVVGSHKKVKVSHEF, encoded by the coding sequence ATGGCTACTCCTTCATCTCCCCCACCCCTCCTCCTCCCACCTCCTGAATCAAATCAACCCCAAATCTCCCCAAACCCTCCAATCCCATCACCCCAGAAGAAAACTCAACCTATACCATGGACCCATCAAGAAACTTTCAATTTAATCCAAGCTTATCAGGAAAAATGGTACTCTCTCAAAAAGGGTCAGCTCAAAGCTAGCCAATGGGAAGAAGTCGCCATTACAGTCGCAGCTCGTTGCGGCTTCGATGAGCCGTCGAAATCCGCCACCCAATGCCGTCACAAGATCGAGAAGCTCCGGAAACGTTATCGGGCCGAGAGACTCAAACCCTACCCGAATTCCTGGCAGTACTTTGATCTAATGGACCGTATGGAACGTGGGCCTTTACCAATTGCTGCTCATCCTGTTGCAATGGTGAAATGCCAGAATTCGAATTCTACGTCTGATCAGAGGTATTATGATACTGATAGTGATGAGGTTGATGTTAGTTTTATGGATTTGAGGAAAAATAAGTGTAAAAGTATTAATCATATTGTTCGTGGTGAAATGGGTATGATGGGTGTTAATATTGTTGCTGATAATAGAAATGTGAATAGGATGGTGAAAGATCGAAACTTTGACCCAATGAGAGGGATGAGGAATTCaatgaatgagaaaagaaaagggTATTTCGAGAATGTAGGTATTAATaacgatgatgatgatgatgttgaggAAGAGGTGGATGAAGAGGAAGACGACGAGGATGGAGAAGGAAGCGTTGGAGGGAGTGAATTAGCTGCAGAGATAAGGGGATTTGCCGAGAGGTTTAtgagaatggagagtaaaaaGATTGAGATGATGAAGGAGACAGAGAGGTTTAGGATGGAAATGGAGAAAAGGAGAATGGAAATGATTCTCGAGACACAGAGGAATCTAATTGATACTATCAATAGTGTCGTTGGATCGCATAAGAAAGTGAAGGTTTCTCATGAATTTTGA
- the LOC125866111 gene encoding probable beta-1,3-galactosyltransferase 14, giving the protein MPSNPKIFTARSSYSYYYHSRRSTILILCFLIGFAGFVFGVIAISRRGLGNSCKYAEPRSVTVAWDRNVMSREENGIGVTGGGYKRHKVMGFVGIQTGFGSVARRRSLRRTWFPSDHNGLQKLEEATGLAFRFVIGRTSDKSKMSALKKEVAEYDDFVLLDIEEEYSKLPYKTLAFFKAAYALYDSEFYVKADDDIYLRPDRLSLLLAKERSHSQTYLGCMKKGPVFTDPKLKWYEPLSSILGKEYFLHAYGPIYALSADVVASLVALRNNSFRMFSNEDVTIGAWMLAMNVNHENNKQLCEPECTESSIAVWDIPKCSGLCNPEKKMLELHANDVCSKSPTLPSEDD; this is encoded by the exons ATGCCTTCAAACCCAAAAATTTTCACTGCTAGATCATCCTATTCGTACTATTACCATTCCCGTAGATCGACAATCTTGATTCTATGTTTTCTAATCGGTTTTGCTGGCTTTGTTTTTGGGGTTATTGCGATTTCGAGGAGGGGTTTAGGAAACAGCTGTAAATATGCTGAACCCAGATCTGTTACTGTTGCTTGGGATAGAAATGTGATGAGTAGAGAAGAAAATGGAATTGGGGTTACTGGTGGAGGGTATAAGAGGCATAAAGTAATGGGTTTTGTTGGAATTCAGACTGGGTTTGGATCGGTTGCTCGCCGGAGATCGTTGCGCCGGACTTGGTTTCCATCTGATCACAATGGGCTTCAAAA GTTAGAAGAAGCCACTGGCTTGGCTTTTAGATTTGTTATTGGTAGAACAAGTGATAAATCCAAGATGTCAGCACTTAAGAAAGAGGTAGCAGAATATGATGATTTTGTACTATTGGACATTGAAGAAGAGTACAGTAAGCTCCCATACAAAAC ATTAGCCTTTTTCAAGGCTGCCTATGCACTTTATGATTCCGAGTTCTATGTTAAAGCTGATGATGACATATATTTACGGCCAG ATCGCCTTTCATTACTCTTGGCCAAAGAGCGGTCTCACTCACAAACATACCTTGGATGTATGAAAAAGGGTCCAGTTTTCACTGACCCCAAGCTCAAATG GTATGAACCACTTTCATCTATTCTGGGGAAGGAGTATTTTCTGCATGCTTATGGTCCTATTTATGCTCTTTCTGCTGATGTTGTTGCAAGTTTGGTTGCCCTGAGAAACAACAG TTTCCGAATGTTTAGCAATGAGGATGTTACCATTGGAGCCTGGATGCTTGCGATGAATGTCAATCATGAGAATAATAAGCAACTATGTGAACCAGAGTGTACAGAATCATCTATTGCTGTGTGGGATATTCCAAAGTGTTCAG GTCTGTGTAATCCGGAGAAGAAAATGTTGGAACTCCATGCAAACGATGTCTGCTCAAAGAGTCCAACTCTACCATCAGAAGATGATTGA
- the LOC125864949 gene encoding multiple organellar RNA editing factor 8, chloroplastic/mitochondrial-like isoform X2, with translation MATRYLTRSLLTTLSRSYTPLSLSTPLPSSFSLLRFRPLIAVAANLRTFTPATLTAATSLRGFATRQTSSSLNDPNPNWSNRPPKETILLDGCDFEHWLVVMEKPEGDPTRDEIIDSYIKTLATIVGSEEEARMKIYSVSTRHYYAFGALVSEELSYKLKELPKVRWVLPDSYLDVKNKDYGGEPFINGQAVPYDPKYHEEWVRNNARANERNRRNDRPRNFDRSRNFERRREMQNPGSNMGGGPPNMRNAPPPNMGGMQQQQPNMGGMQQQQPNMGGMHQPGMGGPPNMQPNMGGAPPNYGGGPPRNYGGAPPNNYGGAPNNQYNGGPNNGGMPYQTGPGPNQNYASNTSGGNHYQNPNMPPPSQNYAPNTSGGNPHQNQNMPGRDPNYQ, from the exons ATGGCGACTCGTTATCTTACTCGTTCTCTACTCACTACTCTCTCTCGCTCATACActcctctttctctctctacacCTCTTCCATCTTCTTTCTCTCTCCTCCGTTTTCGTCCACTCATCGCCGTCGCAGCGAATCTCCGAACCTTTACTCCGGCGACGTTAACGGCGGCGACGTCGTTGAGAGGTTTCGCGACTCGTCAAACGTCCTCGTCGTTGAATGACCCGAACCCGAACTGGTCTAATCGTCCACCGAAGGAGACGATTTTGCTTGATGGATGTGATTTTGAGCACTGGCTTGTTGTGATGGAGAAGCCTGAAGGTGATCCTACAAGAGATGAGATTATTGATAGTTATATCAAAACTCTTGCTACGATTGTCGGAAG TGAGGAAGAAGCAAGAATGAAGATCTACTCTGTCTCGACAAGACATTACTATGCATTTGGAGCTCTTGTATCCGAAGAACTTTCTTACAAGCTAAAAG AATTGCCCAAGGTTAGATGGGTGCTTCCTGATTCCTACTTGGatgttaaaaataaagattatgGAG GAGAACCTTTTATTAACGGGCAGGCTGTACCATATGACCCGAAATACCACGAGGAGTGGGTGAGGAACAATGCCCGAGCTAATGAGAGAAACAGACGTAATGACCGACCTCGTAACTTTGATAGGTCCAGAAATtttgagagaagaagagagatgcAGAACCCTGGATCCAATATGGGTGGTGGACCTCCCAATATGAGAAATGCACCACCCCCTAACATGGGTGGAATGCAGCAGCAGCAAC CTAACATGGGAGGTATGCAGCAGCAGCAGCCCAACATGGGCGGGATGCACCAGCCTGGCATGGGAGGGCCACCCAACATGCAGCCCAACATGGGAGGTGCACCGCCTAACTATGGTGGAGGGCCTCCCAGAAACTATGGTGGAGCGCCTCCCAATAACTACGGTGGAGCaccaaacaatcaatataatggTGGACCAAACAATGGGGGCATGCCTTACCAAACAGGTCCAGGACCAAACCAGAACTATGCTTCAAATACATCTGGTGGAAACCATTATCAGAACCCAAATATGCCCCCTCCAAGTCAGAACTATGCTCCGAATACGTCTGGTGGAAACCCTCATCAGAATCAAAACATGCCTGGAAGAGATCCAAATTATCAATAG
- the LOC125865442 gene encoding TPR repeat-containing thioredoxin TTL1-like, producing the protein MKKGRGDGDVSDKAFFAREWCSQRLSNGESTQIYLGQIAIPEDDFGLVLIMRPRTVHSVNFAMSGSKKKSVYEVGSSSLADEMKNSLKFEEDDERRRNSGKSASVSGQNVSYPVELTPGELNIKGHDYFVKGDYKEALSFFDKAIARWPGNGPLHCNRAAALIGLMRYTEARKEFEEAIRLAPTYVQPRKPLGLLLLCLGQVENAREHLFSLGQKPDQATLQKLQAVAEHINKCTDARKLEDWTTMLKEAKAATTSGADSSPQLCACQAEASLKLHQLKDAEMWIYKARMYEPSATASQSKFFGMLSEAYVYFVQAQIDSTLGKFDDARTAIERAARIDLQSAEVTEKLKNMRLVGKARILGNEHFNSKRYAQACTAYGEGLLLDSSNSVLYYNRANCCFKLGEWEKSLADSNRALLFRPQYTKALYLKAASNIKLERWADAVRDYEILRQELPTNEEVAENLSHARIELKKSRREGYGKVELVSDVEKFQAVIASGESVVYFNELSNPECIWISLVMDTLSVKYRSVIFLKVDVEQSPAIAAAENITVVPRFNLYKDGSRVGDTGTTTSDVLELLIKDSLIDPI; encoded by the exons ATGAAAAAGGGAAGAGGAGATGGAGACGTATCTGATAAAGCATTCTTTGCACGGGAATGGTGCAGCCAACGTCTGTCAAATGGTGAAAGTACTCAAAT ATATCTTGGTCAGATCGCAATCCCGGAAGACGATTTTGGTCTTGTCCTCATTATGAGGCCACGAACT GTTCATTCAGTCAATTTTGCAATGTCGGGTTCTAAAAAAAAGAgtgtttatgaagtgggttctaGCTCTTTAGCTGATGAGATGAAAAATTCTTTGAAGTTTGAGGAAGATGATGAGCGAAGGAGAAATTCGGGAAAATCTGCATCGGTATCTGGTCAGAATGTGAGTTATCCGGTGGAGTTGACTCCGGGAGAGTTGAATATAAAAGGGCATGACTATTTCGTAAAGGGTGATTATAAAGAAGCGTTGAGTTTTTTTGATAAAGCTATAGCACGTTGGCCGGGCAATGGTCCATTACATTGTAATAGAGCTGCTGCGTTGATTGGTCTCATGCGATATACGGAAGCAAGAAAGGAATTTGAAGAAGCCATTAGATTGGCTCCAACATATGTTCAACCACGCAAGCCTTTGGGACTTTTGTTACTTTG TTTAGGACAGGTTGAAAATGCAAGGGAGCACTTATTTTCCCTGGGTCAGAAACCAGATCAGGCCACGTTGCAGAAGTTACAGGCAGTGGCAGAACATATCAACAAATGCACTGATGCCCGGAAACTTGAAGATTGGACGACTATGTTAAAAGAAGCTAAGGCAGCAACTACTTCTGGAGCTGATTCATCTCCTCAG CTATGTGCATGTCAAGCGGAAGCTAGTTTGAAGTTACACCAATTAAAGGATGCTGAAATGTGGATATATAAAGCTAGGATGTATGAGCCATCTGCCACAGCAAGCCAGTCAAAATTTTTTGGAATGCTCTCTGAAGCATATGTATACTTTGTCCAAGCTCAGATTGACAGCACTCTTGGAAA GTTTGATGATGCGCGTACTGCCATTGAAAGAGCTGCACGAATTGATCTTCAAAGTGCTGAAGTTACTGAAAAACTCAAAAACATGAGGCTGGTGGGTAAAGCTCGTATTCTTGGCAACGAGCATTTTAATTCTAAAAGATATGCACAAGCTTGTACGGCTTATGGGGAAGGGCTCTTGCTTGATTCTTCAAATTCAGTTCTCTACTACAATAGAGCAAATTGCTGCTTTAAACTTGGAGAGTGGGAAAAATCTCTGGCTGATAGCAACCGTGCTCTCCTTTTCCGGCCGCAATATACTAAAGCTCTTTACCTAAAAGCTGCCTCAAATATCAAG CTGGAAAGATGGGCTGATGCTGTGAGAGATTATGAGATTCTGCGGCAGGAACTTCCAACTAACGAAGAGGTTGCTGAAAATTTATCCCATGCCCGAATTGAATTAAAGAAGTCACGCAGAGAAGGTTATGGCAAGGTGGAGTTGGTTTCAGATGTTGAGAAGTTCCAGGCTGTGATTGCATCTG GTGAATCTGTGGTCTATTTTAATGAATTATCCAACCCAGAATGCATATGGATCTCCTTAGTCATGGATACCTTGAGCGTCAAATATCGTTCAGTAATTTTTCTCAAG GTGGACGTGGAACAAAGCCCAGCAATCGCTGCAGCAGAGAACATTACAGTAGTACCTAGGTTTAATCTTTACAAGGATGGCAGTCGTGTGGGGGATACGGGTACCACAACTTCAGATGTGTTGGAGTTGTTGATTAAGGACAGCCTCATCGATCCCATCTAG